The Fusarium fujikuroi IMI 58289 draft genome, chromosome FFUJ_chr05 DNA segment ATCGATTATCCGTCAAAAAAAGgacccctccccctcctcctcttctcttttacCCTGAGACGAATCGCATTCTATTACCCCCAAAAACTTAACACGCATGATCCCCACGGCCGACCCCATCCTCTCCTTCAACCCTGAGGCATTGCCCCCGTCGGCCTTACACATGCTGTCGCTCTCGCCAAAGGCAATGGAGAAGATGTCTGGCATCTCCAACCCACTTGTGTCTCCCAACGCAATTCCACCTCGCACTTCAAGCACCGGCATCCCGACCTCGCTCAACGCGACACCCACAAAACCCGTTCTGCGCCCTGTTCCAGAAGGCGACTGGTTGAGCCAGAAGCAGCTCTCCCCAAGGGCACAGATGTCAAACGCCGGTTACGGCGTCATGCAAGCTCCCAATCCGCCTCCCGATCCCGAGCGCTACGCCCACGAGGATCTCGAGTTCACGGCTAAGCGCTCTTGGACTGACGAGAAGGAAAATGTCGTCCGCGGACCTTACGACTATGTCATTAGCCATCCTGGCAAGGACTTCCGCGCCCAGCTGATCGGTGCCTTCAATGTCTGGCTCGATGTGCCCACGTCGAGCCTCGAAGTCATCACCCGAGTCGTTGGCATGCTTCACGAGTCTTCACTCCTCATCGACGACGTGCAGGACTCGTCCGAGCTGCGCCGTGGCTTCCCTGTTGCACACAACATCTTTGGTGTCGCTCAAACCATCAACTCGGCAAACTACATATACTTTGTCGCCCTACAAGAGCTGCACAAGCTCAACAATCCAGAGCTAATAACCATCTTTTCCGATGAGCTTGTGAACCTCCACCGAGGCCAGGGCATGGACCTGTTTTGGCGTGACACTCTTACCTGTCCTACGGAAGAAGACTACCTCGAAATGGTTGGTAACAAGACGGGCGGCCTGTTCCGTCTCGGCATCAAGCTTATGGCGGCGGAAGCCAACGGCCCTAGTCCTACAGACTGTGTTCCGCTCGTCAACCTAATTGGCCTCATCTTTCAGATTCGAGATGACTACATGAACTTGTCCTCGAAGGAGTACAGCCATAACAAGGGAATGTGCGAGGATTTGACCGAGGGCAAGTTTTCGTTCCCTGTCATCCACAGCATTCGCACCAACCCCACAAatctccagctcatcaacatcctcaagcaGAAGACCTCGGA contains these protein-coding regions:
- a CDS encoding probable farnesyltranstransferase (al-3), which translates into the protein MIPTADPILSFNPEALPPSALHMLSLSPKAMEKMSGISNPLVSPNAIPPRTSSTGIPTSLNATPTKPVLRPVPEGDWLSQKQLSPRAQMSNAGYGVMQAPNPPPDPERYAHEDLEFTAKRSWTDEKENVVRGPYDYVISHPGKDFRAQLIGAFNVWLDVPTSSLEVITRVVGMLHESSLLIDDVQDSSELRRGFPVAHNIFGVAQTINSANYIYFVALQELHKLNNPELITIFSDELVNLHRGQGMDLFWRDTLTCPTEEDYLEMVGNKTGGLFRLGIKLMAAEANGPSPTDCVPLVNLIGLIFQIRDDYMNLSSKEYSHNKGMCEDLTEGKFSFPVIHSIRTNPTNLQLINILKQKTSDTQIKRYAVAYMESTGSFEYTRKVLSVLIERARKMAEELDQGRGSTKGIQKILDKMAIQ